The following is a genomic window from Episyrphus balteatus chromosome 1, idEpiBalt1.1, whole genome shotgun sequence.
agattttgtgcaaaaaaacgacatcgagatttttgaaatcaaaacaatttacgtgttaaaaacaacaaaaactttatctgtatagatttttgaaaaatccagataattatccagattttactttctctcgataaaaaacAGTATTGCCAAGGTAGGtttattgttgtgttcatacaaaaatatctgaaaatattaacaaaaaaaaaaagcggagaaaacgaggtttgaaaaaaactctcatagaaaaaaataatcaaaaattagtttgagatggttccattgaaatgttaatatctcgagatatacgcaatgcacttttcagataaaagtcctaaatggatcctgataagattgttcaacagatatgtatataaaattaccaaagttttttcgaaaaatttaaaaaaaaaataaaaaagttttcacatttgatttttaaaaaatcgaaaaaaaattcaatatggctaccttgaAACGCTTATAatacaagaacgacgcaactaatgttaatggtcatggtcttaaaatgtagctaagaatatacagataatttttggtttttgtgaaaaaaaaaatttttgaatccaaaatggatgccatggccatatgaaaatttttctttgcatccaacatggatgtaatggccttcccacttcggagttaaaataaaaaaaaaacaaaagcaacatttttgacagacagctgccaaaatATATGTACAGTGTTGCCAAATGTTTTTATGGaattcaaaaatcccgatgtcgtttttttgcacaaaatctatatagataaacaaaaaaacacacctaatattttCTGGACACCAATTTTCGGTGTGAGACACGGAGCGAGTAAAatcaaaagattttgatttgttttgccTTTCAATTTCTTGCAGCTTTTCTGTTACTCCCTGTTGGTTTGCAGCAAtatctttacattgaaaagcattagcaagtaacagaatagctgaaaaaatcggCTGATCCCTGATGGTTTTCTGCACGATCTTTACATTGAAAGGCATTAGTTTGCTGTGCAGCACGATGTttaaattgaaaagcattagaaaatcgcgcgattttttcagctattctgttatttaataatgcttttcaatgtaaagaaATTGCTGCAAACCAACAGAGACACAATATGCGATTCTTTGCCAATTCTGGGTCCTTGATAAGCGGaattttacaacagtttttttttgaaagataatttaGTAGGTATATAGGTagcatttttatgtaaattatgaaaaatgaaatgaagccccaaattatttttaaaataaaatgaaagtaagCCCCAAAATAAGTGTTGGGGTCTAATTTATGGGGGCTTTATTTCGTAATGAAATTAtgccccaaaaacaaaatgaaacaaggcccccaaaaatgaaataacaccccaaaatttgagaaatttcgtttttgttgttttgtgtgtatttttttggggccttatttcatttttttattggggccttatttcctggggccagaaatatatatacaatgtctacgtcatgagagtactataggaatatatatacaatgtcaaatagctcactccagacacccacctttcaataaatatgtacagaaataaaaaaaaaagttcgtgttttgaatttattatattattttttttatgaattaattcgtctaatgagcacttaaattgtttttaattgttttgaacaaaactccaaagttgaatgtgttggtgccatttaaaatgcacgggaaaactaccacatataagcactgtggagtttttcgtctcattgcagcttgtagggtggaagagaaaaaccaaccgaattcgcgtctctaggtattccttttagcccagtcgggatgtacaaaaaattaagctgaaatgaaaataattagatcgtgcaattttttttcataggatgatagaggagatcactgggagcttaaaaccagtttttcgggaaaatcgaccttgtgcttaagccgccatcttggattaaaggtaaaacacgttttagtgaataactcggccatttttgatttttgacaaaaattatatctataaaacttgtagaaaattttattttctataacttttgtcttaataaatttttctatatgacctatatttttcgagttaatttgaaaaaaactatacccctactcagcttaaactttatacccgctttgattatagattttaagatcaacgcaatatggaaatgtttttatatgtttttggggatgataaatctagctgcaattttagtttttgcaaattcatgaaattttataaacaaaaggaactatctcaaaatcggtaagtgtcgttttaaacaaaataagtaaatattataattgatgtctagcaagacaattaagtctttgaatttttcaaatcggttcattaatgcctgagatatgactaattgtttataactcactctctcttttaagcttttattataaacaattggtcatatctcaggcacttgattttaaaatctataatcaaagagGGTAttaagtttaagctgagtaggggtatagttttttcaaattaattggaaaaatatgggtcatatagaaaaacttaataagataaaagttatagaaaattaaattttctacaagttttacataaataatttttgtcaaaaatcaaaattaaccgagttattcactaaaacgtgttttacctttaatccaagatggcggcttaagcacaaggtcaattttcccgaaaaactggttttaagctctcagtgatcccctctaccgtcctatgaaaaaaattgcacgatctaatttttttctatttgaaatgtttaattcgactGGGCTATTCCTCTAtgtaggaaaacaagagaaaaataagagagatgtataccaattatctgaaattaaatttgcgggtgttttaggcaaggggtacGAGTCGgatctctaggtattccttcctctatgctatttgtattgaattcgttgaaagtgcgttccattgaaaatcgctagtaaactactagtagcacttgccacctcccaaaggaacagggctagtATAATTACAATTTCATTCTAAGCCGCAAATCGTCCACTTATATTACAAAATTACATAACTATGTTTgagtaatatttatttatatttatccaatttaaattacaatttcATTCTAAGCCGTtatattacaaaattaaatatatatttatctttaaataatatttattcatatttatccaattttagGTTAGCTGTTGCATCCTATACCATTGAAAAGAATTTATCAATGGCAGGTAAAACTGGAGACGAATGGAACTTcccttaaaaatcaaattaaattactatcatttgaaaatatgtacaataaaaaacattttgttttctttattattttgtttaaattactttttagagctacaagaattccttcctctatgatcTTGTGGGTGATTACAAGTTGAGTTATCTTAAGCTTTGATAATGTTGATCTACATACTTCACTTACAAAGTTCAATCAATCTTCTTTGTGAAATTGGTCTGGTGAGTTGTCATAACTTTATACAGggtttattttattaacttaacggacttaccgcgattttttgtaattcaaattaattgaatatttattccCGACGTTTCGACAAGATTCCAGTCTACCCGTGACCACGACAAATGGAATCTTGTCGAAACGTCGggaataaatattcaattaatttgaattacaaaaaatcGCGGTAAGTCCGTTAAgttagtaaaataaatatgtgtAATCGCGAATATAatagtttaaaatataaaatttatacagggtgattcaaaacgattaaaaaattattattaagtaTGCAGTTGATAGTATCAAAAGTAggtaatttttaaatcatattttctgattttttaaagtttagagAGAAATATTTTGTACTAGATACCATTTCAATTCTCTtcctaattttttgtattttcttgctATTGATTTACCTTTCAGATACACATttctgtttgttgttttttttttcaataaaattttgagattTTATTGCCTTAATCCCGTTTGAGCACCGCGCACCCGGCGTCCCAGAAACAGTAAGAAAAATTCACAGGTCAGTTTTGAGGtgttatgaatgaaaaaaactgatTAATTCTGGGTAAATCCAATACTTTATCACTTTATTGTAGCCTCATTGaagttttaatgttaaaaaaataatagaaaaaaaggtgaatgtttcataaattaatttaccaacaagtccagccaggtaaaaacaaaaaataatacggtttcttataaaaaagtagttttgttcTGTTATTAATTTCTCGACACATCTTTGGATAcggttttttgattttgtttaaaaacaaataagagcactgcattttgaaaactaaaacagaacttttgaaaacaaaaaatcgaacgtttttttcgaaattttgattttgaaaataaatgtttgaaaaaactgtatcataaatcagttttttttcaaaaacaaaataaatgaataggttttgggctttacaaaaaggtatagcacgttattgtaggtgtaaccgttgatttttaatattttttttcccaaattaagtcaatttttttttagaaaatcgctCCCCCGTTTtcggcacattactcctgaatcaccctgtatcaCATTTTTGCAGGACAAAGAAAAATGGCTTTATCCACTACACTTATAGATAAGATTTTAAGTTCACATTAACTTTTCATGGTACAAACCGACTCTTTAGTAACGAATTTTTCTAAGCGATGATTCGAGCCCTGGTTTGTTTTTAcagtataatatttattttaacatttattataaaaaaatcctAATTTAAGAAACAAGACTCATATGTTGGAACCATgtacttaatattaataaaagcaTCTTCACCACCATGAATTTCAAGAACTTGGAGAGTTTGATCCATTAAATCACTTAGATTCATGTTGTTCTTTTGGCTATAATCAATTTCATCCCCACAGTTAACTGAAAAAATGTAGATACTAAATTAAAATCACATTATTTTAACATAATATTCTTACGATTTTTCACTTTGAAAGAGTTAAATGTCGGTAATAATTGTCGATAAAAAGGTACTAAAGCTGGTCCAACCAAATCTGATGATACGACCAGTTGCTGCAGAATTTTCAAAGTTGTACACATAACCTCTAAGTTATTAGTGTTAAAAGCATCTTAAATATAATTTGGTAAAGTTAAATTCTAAGGAAagcatattatttatattaaagaaCTCACTTTTGATTGGCAAAATAAGTTGAGGAATAACCGGGTGAATTTTATCTCCACCATGAGTCAAAAGATCGATTATACCTTGACGGGCATATGTCTTGTAAGGATGTCTTGTTTCAGAAAGACCATCGAAAAATAATGGTAGATAGAGATTGTAGTCTAGTTTTTCAATGTCAACcttaaataatcaaataaatatatgtatttacaaattaaaaattttatttcagtccttatttaaaatttacataatATTCTAGGTTTGGTTAAATCTATATAACGTCTGTgaaattcaatgtttttcttTCTCCTAAGGATTTGTTTAGcacttaaaacaatttttattcccGTCGACGCCAGttgcgtacgttgagttgccggggccccggggcaagactgaattttggggcccctttgatatttgggggccacttagatacaaaaacaaaagtacgtattcgccatacatttttttttgtatggctgatttgtttttaggtttattttaatgttttattatgttcgtaatgcactttgctatacttacttaaaatttttatcataaaagtagcaaatccttgtactaggggcccccaaaattgaatatttagagacccctaaaataattttttttttagcttagaattgatagttcttggggcctctattctgaagtaatatgaacatgtacatatttgattttacatcattaaacataattttttttactgtgcgccccctgaaaaattaattttggggccccaaaaattaaatatttagagtcccctaaaataaaaaatttttgaagcttagaattgatagttcttggggcctctgttttgaagtaataaatacatactatAGGTTAGGTATTTGATTTTCCGTCaccagacataattttttttattttggagtccctgaaaaactatttttggggcctcaaaagtGAGTGCTTAGAGgctcataaaatataatataatttttttggagctaagaattaataggtattggttcctctgttctgaagtaatattcgaaaTGCCAcctataaaataatgtttttattttgggctatgatgtatttatgttggggcccctgaattgatatttaattttccatttgattgttttgaaccactgaagtaatagcttttgaggatctcatataatatttgtcatgccatcagaaaatttaatgaatatttttggggtccttagtaatagattaacggggttcc
Proteins encoded in this region:
- the LOC129907823 gene encoding parkin coregulated gene protein homolog; this translates as MSISNRTGQSEIQYSAKKNFRIRTPRLVPPFSLQSLQKNTVVFNQENLSIKGKQNNQNRRAATSFRMYYNRGDLPIKMEYLTGGDKIGWTVDIEKLDYNLYLPLFFDGLSETRHPYKTYARQGIIDLLTHGGDKIHPVIPQLILPIKNAFNTNNLEVMCTTLKILQQLVVSSDLVGPALVPFYRQLLPTFNSFKVKNLNCGDEIDYSQKNNMNLSDLMDQTLQVLEIHGGEDAFINIKYMVPTYESCFLN